CGCGCGCGCTCCACTGTCCCTGGACGATCAGCTGGTCGCCCGCCGCCAGGCCGGCTTCCACGAGAACGCGCTCGCCGTCGGTGGGGCCGAGCGTGAGCGCGCGGCGGCGCGCGAGGCCGGCCTCGACGACGAAGGCCACCGGCTGGCCGTACTGCTCGACGACGGCGTCGCCCGGAATCAGGATCGCGCCCGGCCGGCGGGCGATCTCCACTTCCACCCGCGCCGCCATGCCCGAGAGCATCCGCTCGCCGGGATTGTCCGCGACGATCTCCACCGCGTAGCTGCGCGTCAGCGGATCGGCGCGCACGCCGACCGCCTGCAGCGCGCCCGGGAAGCGCGCCTCGCCGAGGGCTGGAATGCTCAGCGTGGCCGGCTGCCCGGCCGCGAGGCGCGCCACGTCCTGCTCGGAGACGCTGCAGCGCACACGCACCTGCGCGAGATCGGCCAGGGCGGCGACGGGCATGCCCGGCGCGACTTGCTCGTGCGCGTCCACGTGCTTGGCGGCGAGACGCCCCGCGAAGGGGGCGAGCACCCGGGCGTCCTCGAGCTGCAGCCGCGCCTGCTCGAGCCCGGCCGCCGCCGCGCGCCGCGCGCTCTCGGCCTGGCGCTCGGCGAGTGTCACGCTCTCGAGCTCGGCGTCGCTGATGCGCTCGCGGGCCTTCAGCTCGCGCGCCCGCTCCAGCTCGCGGGCCGCCTGCGCCGCGGCGGCCTCGGCGGCGAGCAACCCGGCCTCGGCCTGGGCGAGGGCCGTCTCGAAGGGGCGCAGATCCAGGCTCAGGATCAACTCACCCTTGGCGAGGCGATCGCCGAGCTCGGCGGGGAAGGACGCCACCGTGCCGGGCAACTTGGCGGCGATCTCCACCTCGCGCCGGGCCTGCGTGCTGCCGTTCAGCCGCAGGGTCTGCCGGAACTCCTCGGCGGCCAGGGTGCTGACGCTGACCGGCGTGGCCGCGACCGTGCTATCGGCTGCTGCGTCGCTCCCGCCGCGCTGTTCGCAAGCCCCGAGCGAGAGGCCGAGGAGCAGCAGGGCGCCGAGGACGAAGGCGCGGCGCGGTGA
This is a stretch of genomic DNA from bacterium. It encodes these proteins:
- a CDS encoding efflux RND transporter periplasmic adaptor subunit, translated to MTTPPSPRRAFVLGALLLLGLSLGACEQRGGSDAAADSTVAATPVSVSTLAAEEFRQTLRLNGSTQARREVEIAAKLPGTVASFPAELGDRLAKGELILSLDLRPFETALAQAEAGLLAAEAAAAQAARELERARELKARERISDAELESVTLAERQAESARRAAAAGLEQARLQLEDARVLAPFAGRLAAKHVDAHEQVAPGMPVAALADLAQVRVRCSVSEQDVARLAAGQPATLSIPALGEARFPGALQAVGVRADPLTRSYAVEIVADNPGERMLSGMAARVEVEIARRPGAILIPGDAVVEQYGQPVAFVVEAGLARRRALTLGPTDGERVLVEAGLAAGDQLIVQGQWSARDGQPVALRETAR